In a genomic window of Mucilaginibacter sp. KACC 22063:
- a CDS encoding glycoside hydrolase family 108 protein: MAIFIIAFKITLGNEGGYANNPDDSGGETYMGVTRNYWPQWAGWAIVDQIMATKPQSINAALGGNSQLQADVQAFYKQNFWDVLSLDNLNGQQLGNQLFDTAVNMGTGIAGRFLQQGINNIATNKITVDGMVGPITIAAANAIPEEQLYNQVIALRRQRYLNIIAANPSQFQFQNAWLSRLTPYNPQLA; the protein is encoded by the coding sequence ATGGCAATATTTATCATTGCATTCAAAATTACTTTAGGCAACGAGGGCGGCTACGCAAACAATCCTGATGATAGCGGTGGCGAAACCTATATGGGTGTTACCCGTAATTACTGGCCGCAATGGGCAGGCTGGGCTATTGTTGATCAGATTATGGCTACTAAGCCGCAAAGTATTAATGCTGCGCTTGGGGGAAACAGCCAGTTACAAGCAGATGTACAGGCATTTTACAAACAAAATTTCTGGGATGTTTTGAGTTTGGATAACCTGAATGGACAGCAGTTGGGTAATCAGCTTTTTGATACGGCGGTTAACATGGGCACAGGCATTGCAGGCCGTTTTTTGCAGCAGGGGATAAATAACATCGCCACCAATAAAATTACCGTAGATGGCATGGTTGGCCCTATCACTATTGCAGCGGCAAATGCCATACCTGAAGAGCAATTATATAACCAGGTTATTGCGCTGCGCAGGCAACGTTATCTGAATATCATCGCAGCTAATCCGTCTCAGTTTCAGTTTCAGAATGCGTGGTTGAGCCGTTTAACACCATACAATCCGCAATTAGCATAA
- a CDS encoding aspartyl/asparaginyl beta-hydroxylase domain-containing protein has protein sequence MPTTVVSSAKLTFTVPSLINEVANTNGLWNAHYNKAHYTGDWDVLPLRSPGGNTEFSYAETMNRGEFQDTPYLNSFPAIRQLLQQFNCPLLSARLLNLKAGSVIKKHRDFDLNFEHGEARLHFPIITNSKVSFYLNDELLPLQPGECWYINANLPHNAINAGDTDRIHLVVDCVVNDWLIALFERADKLYYTYPTDINMILRMIEELKANPSPASQGIIDELEKEYRQFSEIN, from the coding sequence ATGCCTACTACGGTTGTATCTTCAGCCAAATTAACTTTTACAGTACCTTCACTTATAAATGAAGTTGCCAATACCAATGGTTTGTGGAATGCACATTACAACAAAGCGCATTATACAGGCGATTGGGATGTATTGCCTTTAAGATCTCCGGGCGGTAATACAGAATTCTCTTATGCTGAAACAATGAACCGTGGCGAGTTTCAGGACACCCCCTATTTAAATTCATTTCCTGCCATCAGACAACTACTTCAACAATTCAATTGCCCACTGCTTTCGGCAAGGCTTTTAAATTTAAAAGCCGGGTCTGTTATAAAAAAGCATCGCGACTTTGACCTGAACTTTGAGCATGGCGAAGCGCGTTTACACTTTCCAATTATTACAAATAGTAAAGTATCCTTTTACTTAAACGACGAATTATTACCCCTGCAGCCCGGTGAGTGCTGGTATATTAATGCCAACCTGCCGCACAACGCTATAAATGCCGGTGATACAGACAGGATACACTTAGTAGTAGACTGCGTAGTTAATGATTGGCTGATCGCCTTGTTTGAACGTGCTGATAAATTATATTATACCTATCCAACTGATATCAATATGATTTTGAGAATGATTGAAGAATTAAAGGCAAATCCGTCTCCTGCGTCGCAGGGCATCATAGATGAACTTGAAAAAGAATATCGCCAATTTTCAGAAATCAACTAA
- a CDS encoding T9SS type A sorting domain-containing protein, with protein MTKPKYITLLILLGLLAFTKTHAQLLDRSVVSSGGGSVLQTKLIYTYNIGEPVADLLINTSSAKILTAGFIQADQELKDINNNIAQQLVVYPNPTTTGLVKLDFRDLPDGSYLVDIIDAIGHVLYTRNVVYTKSNNLNLDINISYFKGGTYFLRVKNDKNSGQVKLVKL; from the coding sequence ATGACCAAACCTAAATACATTACGCTTTTAATCTTATTAGGGCTTTTAGCTTTCACAAAAACACATGCTCAACTGCTTGATCGCAGCGTTGTGAGTAGCGGTGGCGGTAGTGTGCTTCAAACCAAGCTTATTTATACCTATAATATAGGCGAACCAGTTGCAGACTTGTTGATAAACACCTCCAGTGCGAAAATTTTAACCGCCGGGTTTATCCAAGCTGACCAGGAATTAAAAGACATTAACAATAATATTGCACAGCAGTTAGTGGTATACCCTAACCCAACTACCACAGGCCTTGTAAAGCTTGATTTTCGTGACCTACCGGATGGCAGTTATCTGGTTGATATTATTGATGCAATTGGCCATGTGCTTTACACGCGTAATGTGGTCTATACAAAAAGCAACAATCTGAACCTGGATATAAATATCTCTTATTTTAAAGGCGGCACTTACTTCCTTCGCGTTAAAAATGATAAAAATTCCGGTCAGGTTAAACTGGTAAAATTGTAA
- a CDS encoding phage tail protein, which translates to MEGTLGEIRLFGGTFAPRGWALCNGQSLSISMYDALFALIGTTYGGNGVSTFNLPDLRSRVVIGSGTAPSSNITYVAGQTGGEEEVSLTIANMPVHDHTATASAGTGNITATLTLNAAAGGLGGDPNPQNNLIGSDGTTSLYSANAPGTAMSSAAVTFSNTTVNSHTTTSVAGSSIPHENRQPYTATNYVICIEGLFPARN; encoded by the coding sequence ATGGAAGGAACTTTAGGAGAAATCCGATTATTTGGTGGCACTTTCGCGCCCAGGGGATGGGCACTGTGCAATGGACAGTCGTTATCAATAAGTATGTATGATGCATTGTTTGCATTAATTGGAACTACATACGGCGGAAATGGGGTATCAACATTTAATTTACCCGATCTTCGGAGCAGGGTAGTTATCGGTTCGGGTACTGCACCAAGCTCTAACATCACTTACGTAGCTGGGCAAACTGGTGGCGAAGAAGAGGTGTCTTTAACTATTGCAAACATGCCTGTACACGACCATACCGCAACAGCCAGCGCCGGAACCGGTAACATTACTGCAACATTAACTTTAAATGCAGCAGCTGGTGGACTTGGTGGTGACCCAAATCCTCAAAATAACCTGATCGGCAGTGACGGCACAACGTCATTATATTCAGCTAATGCACCAGGTACGGCAATGTCATCTGCAGCGGTAACATTTTCAAATACCACCGTTAATAGCCATACAACTACCTCTGTTGCAGGTTCAAGTATCCCGCACGAAAACAGGCAGCCCTATACAGCAACAAACTATGTTATATGTATAGAGGGCCTTTTCCCTGCAAGGAATTAG
- a CDS encoding phage tail protein, translated as MEGTIGEIRIFAANFAPKTWAFCQGQTMPINQYQALFSILGTNYGGNGTTTFQLPDLRGRVPVGVSYGKQGVPNVTLGLTGGETKHTLLTTEMPTHNHIVGSGASLTAPPPPFVLHASSAPPDSSDPVGNLLADETNASLSVYADGSSAVAPMGSNTITGTFTTVGSPAVTMQTAGGNIAHENMQPYIAMNYVICLLGVYPSRN; from the coding sequence ATGGAAGGAACTATAGGAGAAATAAGGATTTTCGCTGCAAATTTTGCCCCAAAAACATGGGCATTTTGCCAGGGACAAACAATGCCGATCAATCAGTATCAGGCATTATTTTCCATATTAGGAACAAATTACGGTGGAAATGGTACCACCACATTTCAACTGCCGGATTTACGCGGCCGCGTACCTGTTGGCGTTAGTTATGGTAAGCAGGGTGTGCCTAACGTAACATTAGGGTTAACAGGGGGCGAAACTAAGCATACGCTTCTTACGACTGAGATGCCAACACACAACCATATTGTTGGAAGTGGTGCCTCACTTACAGCGCCGCCGCCGCCATTTGTGTTACATGCATCAAGTGCGCCGCCTGACAGTTCAGACCCTGTTGGCAACCTTTTAGCTGATGAAACTAATGCAAGTTTATCAGTATATGCTGATGGAAGCAGCGCTGTTGCTCCGATGGGGAGTAACACCATAACAGGCACATTTACCACTGTTGGCAGCCCTGCAGTAACAATGCAAACGGCAGGGGGCAATATTGCGCACGAAAACATGCAGCCATATATTGCAATGAATTATGTTATTTGTTTGTTGGGGGTATACCCGTCAAGAAATTAA
- a CDS encoding phage tail protein: MEGYIGEIRLFAGNFAPYSWNLCAGQLLSVAGNTALFAILGTQYGGNGTSTFGLPDFAGRVAVCTGDGLGLSEYVNGESGGTATVTLLQSQMAAHNHLVNVQQTISGTVSINALSAGADQFDPTGCMIAGDGTTLLFSNGTPVPMSPKSISASNFTLPAPTVSNVTNVGGGTAHNNLQPYLGLNYIICLMGIFPSRN, from the coding sequence ATGGAAGGATACATTGGAGAAATCCGGTTGTTCGCCGGGAACTTCGCTCCCTATTCATGGAACCTATGTGCGGGGCAGCTTTTATCAGTTGCAGGCAACACTGCACTATTTGCAATTTTAGGCACCCAATACGGGGGCAATGGAACATCAACGTTTGGCTTGCCTGATTTTGCAGGAAGAGTAGCAGTTTGTACAGGCGATGGCTTGGGCCTTAGCGAGTACGTTAACGGCGAATCTGGCGGAACGGCCACTGTAACGCTTTTACAAAGCCAAATGGCTGCCCACAATCACCTTGTTAACGTACAGCAGACGATTTCCGGAACGGTAAGCATCAATGCTTTATCGGCAGGGGCAGATCAGTTTGACCCTACTGGTTGTATGATTGCAGGTGACGGTACTACACTGCTTTTTTCCAATGGCACGCCGGTTCCAATGTCGCCAAAATCAATTTCGGCATCAAATTTCACCCTGCCTGCACCTACAGTAAGTAATGTTACCAATGTGGGAGGCGGCACAGCGCATAATAACTTGCAGCCCTATTTGGGACTGAATTACATTATCTGTCTTATGGGTATTTTTCCATCAAGAAACTAA
- a CDS encoding methionyl-tRNA formyltransferase — translation MMRILALCNSDWLALPAINQLHQQGVLAGVLIPAKSAGVLLPSIKKLGISEQVIFKTDKKDLEQKLGSVIQTLTPDVVMVFTFPWKIPATLLNLPEKGFINFHFGLLPAYKGTDPVFWQLKNGETNGGISVHVMTDEVDEGPLLMVQPMPVIPGETYGIHCQRLGILAGQVMEKVFNVLNNPERTIINNQGGEFLRSPAIAELTINWQTQTADEIERLVNAANPKYGGAITTIRQTQVQILEVAMADLNSPVQNAPGTIVYADAVYGLIVACINNQHLQLRIVNLPEGYISGIKLFNMGFKPGEIFN, via the coding sequence ATGATGAGAATCTTGGCTTTATGTAATTCAGATTGGCTGGCTCTGCCTGCTATTAACCAGTTACACCAGCAAGGGGTACTGGCCGGCGTGTTGATACCCGCTAAATCAGCCGGCGTTTTGTTGCCTTCTATAAAAAAGTTGGGCATTTCTGAACAAGTCATTTTTAAAACAGATAAAAAGGATTTAGAGCAAAAGCTTGGCAGCGTCATACAAACCTTAACGCCCGATGTGGTAATGGTTTTCACCTTTCCATGGAAGATACCGGCCACGCTTCTGAATTTACCTGAAAAGGGTTTTATAAATTTTCATTTTGGGCTTTTACCTGCGTACAAGGGTACTGATCCTGTTTTCTGGCAACTTAAAAATGGCGAAACCAATGGTGGGATAAGCGTACATGTAATGACAGACGAGGTGGATGAAGGGCCATTGTTAATGGTGCAGCCGATGCCGGTCATCCCCGGGGAAACCTACGGAATACACTGTCAACGGCTGGGCATACTTGCAGGCCAGGTAATGGAAAAGGTTTTTAATGTGTTGAATAATCCTGAACGCACAATCATTAATAATCAGGGTGGGGAATTTTTAAGATCCCCTGCAATTGCAGAGCTTACCATTAATTGGCAAACACAAACTGCTGACGAAATTGAGCGGCTTGTAAACGCAGCAAATCCCAAATATGGCGGAGCAATTACCACCATAAGGCAAACGCAGGTGCAGATACTGGAGGTTGCCATGGCTGATCTTAATTCGCCGGTGCAAAACGCCCCGGGTACTATAGTTTATGCCGATGCGGTATATGGTTTAATAGTAGCTTGTATCAATAATCAGCACCTGCAATTACGTATCGTTAATTTACCCGAAGGCTATATATCTGGTATTAAATTATTTAATATGGGATTTAAACCTGGTGAAATATTTAATTGA
- a CDS encoding ABC transporter substrate-binding protein — MRQINIGVLIPNSSIFPIGKSFETGLKAALKPLQELDIEVELSTEFSGQSGLRQLGEIFDRFFNYHNSDIVTGFISNKIAEDVSEKFKDKQRSLIVNNIGGQIPDINKLSENVFINSAHLWRHAWSLGHYGVKNLGKSGMYVSSVYDAGYSFSQMFSMGMTAADPDSQWSFAVGSMPPNGKLTDMEVILPHIEKQKPDFIFATFCGTETPLFLNEFMKRGLHHDIKILGLPYLTSPFYGLDDDVNITSTQLYHHDPEITTDKVFYELGWQTGEMIVSVVPDAKDNVEIQQRLAELKKCFNINGEGELLASSFEEKVTLTTNHITDSGKQLTTTTLCEYESYYPTSGQLRDLFKDPVFSWLNPYLCI; from the coding sequence ATGAGACAAATAAATATAGGTGTTTTAATTCCCAACTCAAGTATCTTCCCGATAGGGAAATCATTTGAAACGGGTTTAAAAGCAGCATTAAAACCGCTTCAGGAATTAGACATTGAAGTTGAACTATCAACTGAGTTTTCAGGGCAAAGCGGGTTGAGGCAATTAGGTGAAATATTCGACCGTTTTTTTAATTATCATAATTCAGATATCGTCACCGGGTTTATATCAAACAAAATAGCAGAAGATGTTTCCGAAAAATTTAAAGATAAACAACGGTCGCTGATTGTTAATAACATAGGCGGACAGATACCTGATATTAATAAACTGAGTGAAAATGTTTTTATCAATTCAGCACATCTATGGCGGCATGCCTGGAGTTTGGGGCATTACGGAGTGAAAAACCTGGGCAAAAGTGGTATGTATGTCAGCTCGGTTTACGATGCTGGTTACTCTTTTTCACAAATGTTCAGTATGGGGATGACCGCGGCTGATCCGGATTCGCAATGGTCATTTGCCGTAGGTAGTATGCCCCCAAACGGAAAGCTTACAGATATGGAGGTGATTTTACCGCATATAGAGAAGCAAAAGCCCGACTTTATTTTTGCAACATTTTGCGGTACCGAGACTCCTCTGTTTTTAAATGAATTTATGAAGCGGGGGCTGCATCATGATATTAAGATTTTAGGGTTGCCTTATCTTACCAGCCCGTTTTATGGGTTAGATGATGATGTCAATATTACTTCAACGCAATTATATCATCATGATCCTGAAATAACTACTGACAAGGTTTTCTATGAGTTAGGATGGCAAACAGGCGAAATGATTGTAAGCGTTGTGCCTGATGCAAAAGACAATGTTGAAATTCAGCAGAGATTAGCTGAATTAAAAAAGTGCTTTAATATAAATGGAGAGGGCGAATTGCTGGCCAGCAGTTTTGAAGAAAAAGTCACGCTTACTACAAATCATATTACTGATAGCGGGAAGCAGTTAACTACAACCACTTTATGTGAATATGAAAGCTATTACCCCACATCAGGTCAATTGCGCGATCTGTTTAAAGATCCGGTATTCAGCTGGTTAAACCCTTACCTGTGTATATGA
- a CDS encoding Fe2+-dependent dioxygenase produces the protein MYTYINELLTASEVDQIAGIVTKTTFVSGAATASGAAKNVKNNEQLQFNDVQLQNINHIIQNALVKSPLFREATFVRHILPFMVSRYLPGMEYGWHVDSPLMSGGGGTIRADLSMTIFLTDPAEYEGGELEIESDSGLQKFKLPKGHAIIYPTTKLHRVAPVTQGLRLVAISWLQSFVKDTEKRDMLFQLKALQEMLNQQQQGSQVHLSSQQIYSNLLRMFCEA, from the coding sequence ATGTATACTTATATCAATGAACTGTTAACCGCTTCAGAGGTTGATCAGATAGCCGGGATAGTGACTAAAACTACATTTGTAAGTGGTGCTGCCACCGCGTCAGGCGCAGCTAAAAATGTAAAAAACAATGAGCAGTTACAGTTTAATGATGTTCAGCTGCAAAATATTAACCACATCATTCAAAATGCATTAGTAAAAAGCCCTTTGTTTAGGGAAGCAACTTTTGTACGCCATATACTGCCCTTTATGGTAAGCAGGTATTTACCCGGCATGGAATACGGCTGGCATGTAGATAGCCCGTTGATGAGCGGGGGCGGCGGCACTATACGCGCTGATCTGAGCATGACCATTTTTTTGACTGACCCTGCTGAATATGAAGGAGGCGAACTTGAAATTGAAAGCGATAGCGGGCTGCAGAAGTTTAAGCTGCCCAAGGGCCATGCTATTATTTACCCTACAACAAAGCTGCATCGTGTAGCCCCGGTAACACAAGGCTTAAGGTTGGTTGCTATAAGCTGGTTACAAAGCTTTGTAAAGGATACCGAGAAACGAGATATGCTATTTCAGCTTAAAGCCCTGCAGGAAATGTTAAATCAGCAGCAGCAGGGTTCACAGGTGCATTTATCCTCACAGCAGATATACAGTAATTTATTGCGGATGTTCTGCGAAGCTTAA
- a CDS encoding glycosyltransferase family 2 protein, whose amino-acid sequence MEQHTFVIPAYQQSPYLETCIKQLKAQTVKSKIIITTSTPSHSLESIANQYDLPYFINSTGPFGIAADWNFALSKATTPWVTIAHQDDIYEPDYVETLLTMVAGEAKNTLIAFSNYYDIINNEPKPNSLNAFVKRTLLLPFLIKPAIEKRFLKKSILLFGDPICCPTVMINKQLLPDFNFSPHFTCALDWLAWYQLAQKKGKFVYTAKKLVGHRVHPDSETTAQLSMGKRQQEEKIIFRMIWGKYAGNLLAKIYSAGHKQNAI is encoded by the coding sequence ATGGAGCAACACACTTTTGTTATACCTGCATACCAGCAGTCGCCTTACTTGGAAACCTGCATAAAGCAGTTAAAAGCGCAGACAGTAAAAAGTAAGATCATTATTACCACTTCTACTCCCAGTCACAGCCTTGAAAGCATTGCAAATCAATATGATCTGCCCTATTTTATTAACAGCACCGGCCCATTTGGAATTGCCGCTGACTGGAACTTTGCCTTATCTAAAGCCACAACACCGTGGGTAACCATAGCGCATCAGGATGATATTTATGAACCTGATTATGTAGAAACACTTTTAACTATGGTAGCCGGCGAGGCAAAAAATACCCTTATTGCTTTTTCAAATTACTACGACATTATTAATAATGAGCCAAAACCCAACTCTTTAAATGCGTTTGTAAAGCGCACCCTGCTTTTACCCTTCTTAATTAAGCCGGCCATAGAAAAGCGTTTTTTAAAAAAATCTATCTTACTGTTTGGCGACCCGATCTGCTGCCCAACGGTAATGATCAATAAACAGCTACTTCCTGACTTTAATTTTTCGCCACATTTTACCTGTGCTTTAGATTGGCTGGCCTGGTATCAGCTTGCCCAGAAAAAAGGAAAATTTGTTTATACCGCTAAAAAACTGGTGGGTCACCGCGTACATCCTGATTCTGAAACTACCGCACAATTAAGCATGGGAAAACGCCAACAGGAAGAAAAAATAATTTTCAGGATGATATGGGGGAAATATGCAGGCAACTTGCTTGCTAAAATATATTCGGCCGGGCACAAGCAAAATGCAATATGA
- a CDS encoding tetratricopeptide repeat protein, producing the protein MNTKKNIIIIAIAALVVLVVAYSNHFRNQFHFDDFHTIVDNTYIRDLKNIPHYFSDPKMFSANPDHWGMRAIVTTTLAIDYNLGGGLNPLFFQWDTFLWFIGLCVLLYFTYKALLQKSFDVPWLQYLSIIATVWFGLHKVNAETLNYVIARSDVLSTFFILLSFLIFIVWPQKRKYGYYIIPALIGVFAKETVPVLIIILFFYLLLIEAELSVADLFKLKNFKTVWNAFVKLLPVTIAVAVVQLYTLSKVPSIPGITNPFGYYVLTQAYVWLHYFISFFLPMNLSADTDWTVIKNLFDERIIAGLIFVAALVVAIFRTSKSKETRVVSLGLIWFAASLLPTSLAPFAEVTNDHRMFFAFVGLSLSVVTYLGHLIKKHQAKFLANPLYKNGLIGVIVLIMLLNAYGVYQRNKVWRTEETLWYDVTVKSPLNGRGLMNYAITQMAKGNFTVANDYLERATPLMPYYSTLYINKGILKGATGQPVLADENFKKAISLSPNDNEAYSFYASYLNRAGRTPEARLMAEKAYKLNPYSTMTLQTLMSIYNQLGLWENLKQAALNTLKLLPGNKEATAYLEASKTHTYVAQAGVANTAKPDLTPQQYLDQSLSYYNTGNYQKCIEACLNALRLKPDYAAAYNNIGAAYNQLHQWDKGAAACKKALALDPGNKLAAGNLNWALSHMKK; encoded by the coding sequence ATGAACACCAAAAAAAATATCATCATTATAGCTATAGCAGCCCTGGTAGTTTTAGTTGTTGCTTATTCTAATCATTTCAGAAACCAGTTTCACTTTGATGATTTTCATACCATTGTTGATAATACCTACATCCGCGATCTGAAAAATATACCCCACTATTTCAGTGATCCTAAAATGTTCAGCGCCAACCCCGATCACTGGGGCATGCGCGCGATAGTTACCACCACCCTTGCTATTGATTATAATCTTGGCGGCGGCTTAAATCCGTTGTTTTTTCAGTGGGATACCTTTTTGTGGTTCATTGGCTTATGTGTTTTACTGTACTTCACTTACAAAGCTTTGTTACAGAAAAGCTTTGATGTGCCCTGGCTGCAGTATTTGAGCATTATTGCCACCGTATGGTTTGGGTTACATAAAGTAAATGCCGAAACGTTAAATTATGTTATTGCCCGTTCAGATGTGCTTTCAACATTTTTTATCCTGTTATCATTCCTGATTTTTATAGTCTGGCCACAAAAGCGTAAATATGGCTATTACATTATTCCGGCGTTAATTGGTGTTTTTGCAAAAGAAACAGTGCCGGTGCTGATTATTATCTTATTCTTTTATTTGTTACTGATTGAAGCTGAACTGTCTGTTGCTGACCTTTTCAAATTAAAGAATTTTAAAACGGTTTGGAATGCCTTTGTAAAATTGCTTCCTGTAACAATAGCTGTTGCTGTAGTACAGTTATATACTTTATCAAAGGTGCCCTCCATACCGGGCATCACCAATCCGTTCGGTTATTATGTCCTTACACAGGCTTATGTCTGGCTGCACTATTTCATATCGTTCTTTTTGCCGATGAATTTAAGTGCCGACACCGACTGGACAGTGATTAAAAACCTGTTTGACGAACGTATTATAGCCGGACTTATTTTTGTTGCCGCTTTGGTAGTAGCTATCTTCAGAACATCAAAAAGCAAGGAAACGCGCGTAGTGTCTCTGGGGCTCATCTGGTTTGCAGCTTCGTTGCTGCCCACGTCACTTGCTCCATTTGCCGAAGTAACCAATGACCACCGGATGTTTTTTGCCTTTGTGGGTTTATCATTAAGCGTGGTAACTTATTTAGGGCACCTTATAAAAAAACATCAGGCAAAATTTTTGGCTAACCCATTATATAAAAACGGGTTAATAGGTGTTATTGTGCTGATCATGCTGCTGAACGCATACGGAGTTTATCAGCGTAATAAAGTATGGCGTACCGAAGAAACCTTATGGTATGATGTTACAGTAAAAAGTCCGCTAAATGGACGCGGACTGATGAACTATGCTATTACACAAATGGCAAAAGGTAATTTTACCGTTGCAAATGACTACCTGGAACGTGCAACACCATTAATGCCGTACTACTCTACACTTTATATTAATAAGGGTATTTTAAAAGGTGCTACAGGGCAGCCGGTATTAGCAGATGAGAATTTTAAAAAGGCAATTAGCCTGAGCCCCAATGATAACGAGGCGTATTCATTTTATGCCAGCTATCTGAATCGTGCCGGCCGTACTCCCGAAGCCAGGTTGATGGCAGAAAAAGCTTACAAACTCAACCCGTATTCAACCATGACATTGCAGACGTTGATGAGCATTTATAATCAGCTTGGACTTTGGGAAAACCTGAAACAGGCTGCGCTGAATACACTTAAACTATTGCCGGGCAACAAAGAGGCAACTGCTTATCTCGAAGCTTCAAAAACACATACTTATGTAGCACAAGCAGGTGTGGCCAATACTGCAAAACCCGATCTAACGCCACAGCAATACCTCGATCAAAGTTTAAGCTATTACAATACCGGAAACTATCAGAAATGTATAGAGGCTTGTTTAAACGCACTTCGCTTAAAACCCGATTATGCGGCAGCATATAATAATATTGGCGCGGCTTATAATCAATTGCATCAGTGGGATAAGGGGGCAGCGGCCTGTAAAAAGGCATTGGCTTTAGATCCGGGCAATAAACTTGCCGCAGGTAATTTGAACTGGGCGCTAAGCCATATGAAAAAATAG
- a CDS encoding DUF2304 domain-containing protein: MGRIQIITIAASFLFLLYISRLIIKGRLREEYSIVWCICTIILLIFSFWRNGLAVMSELFGVYEPPNLVFTASIFAILIYLLHLSVVASKLHKQNKQMAQQIALLKNDIDKLKNAQ; the protein is encoded by the coding sequence ATGGGGCGTATTCAAATTATAACCATTGCAGCAAGTTTTCTTTTTTTATTATATATCTCGCGCTTAATTATTAAAGGCAGGCTTCGGGAAGAATACTCTATTGTATGGTGTATATGTACCATTATATTACTGATATTTTCTTTCTGGCGAAACGGGCTGGCAGTAATGTCTGAATTATTTGGCGTATATGAACCACCCAACCTGGTTTTTACGGCCAGTATTTTTGCAATTCTTATTTACCTGCTGCATTTAAGCGTGGTAGCCTCAAAATTACACAAGCAAAATAAGCAGATGGCCCAGCAGATAGCACTTTTAAAAAACGATATAGATAAACTGAAGAACGCGCAATAA
- a CDS encoding glycosyltransferase family 2 protein, translating to MAIKVLIVIPCFNEQASLPTLLNVLYNSLPVENYQIDVLVVNDCSTDETKLIAKKNKVNLIDLPVNLGIGGAVQSGLIYAREHHYDLAIQMDGDGQHPPAELKKLLDCHQKTAANIVIGSRFLNKQGFQSSVLRRIGISYFHWLNKVFTGKSIYDSTSGFRLFDCKALALASKYYPDDYPEPESLVFFSRAGLTIKETAVNMIERQGGKSSIRSFGSLYYCIKVSIAMFFSAIRKI from the coding sequence ATGGCAATAAAGGTACTAATTGTTATTCCCTGCTTTAACGAACAGGCTTCATTGCCAACGTTATTGAATGTATTGTACAATTCGCTTCCTGTAGAAAATTACCAGATTGATGTATTGGTTGTCAATGATTGCTCAACTGACGAAACCAAACTTATTGCTAAAAAAAACAAAGTAAATTTAATTGACCTTCCTGTTAACCTTGGCATAGGCGGCGCTGTACAAAGTGGACTTATTTATGCCCGTGAACATCATTATGATTTGGCTATACAAATGGATGGAGACGGGCAGCACCCACCGGCCGAGCTGAAAAAGTTATTAGACTGCCACCAAAAAACCGCAGCCAATATTGTGATCGGGTCGAGGTTTTTAAACAAACAAGGTTTCCAGTCTTCGGTATTACGCCGCATAGGTATCAGCTACTTTCATTGGCTTAACAAAGTTTTTACTGGTAAAAGTATTTATGACAGTACTTCTGGTTTCAGGCTTTTTGACTGTAAAGCATTAGCTTTAGCTTCAAAGTATTACCCGGATGATTATCCCGAGCCCGAATCGCTGGTTTTCTTTTCAAGGGCAGGTTTAACTATTAAAGAAACCGCAGTTAATATGATTGAGCGGCAGGGCGGTAAATCGTCTATCCGCAGCTTCGGCTCTTTATATTATTGTATTAAGGTTTCCATTGCCATGTTTTTTTCTGCTATACGTAAAATTTAA